A genomic segment from Castor canadensis chromosome 1, mCasCan1.hap1v2, whole genome shotgun sequence encodes:
- the LOC109678617 gene encoding olfactory receptor 2D3 has protein sequence MGKENQTFVDEFIFLGLSQDLQTQILLFIFFLTIYLMTVLGNLLIIILIFMDSQLHTPMYFFLRNLSFADLCFSTSIVPQVLIHFLVKRKTISFFGCMTQIIVFLLVGCTECALLAVMSYDRYIAVCKPLHYSIIMTQQVCLQLTIGSWASGALVSLVDTIFTFHLPYKGQNIINHYFCEPPALLKLASADTHSTEMAIFAMGVVILLAPVSLILVSYWNIISTVIQMQSGEGRFKAFSTCGSHLIVVVLFYGSGIFTYMRPNSKTTKERDKMISVFYTAVTPMLNPIIYSLRNKDVKGALRKLAGRKFFSQRQ, from the coding sequence atgggaaaagaaaaccaaaccttTGTAGATGAATTTATCTTCCTGGGCCTTTCACAGGACTTACAGACCCAGATcctgctatttatttttttcctcaccaTTTACCTGATGACTGTACTTGGAAACCTGCTCATCATCATCCTCATCTTCATGGACTCTCAGcttcacacccccatgtacttttttCTTAGAAATCTCTCTTTCGCAGATCTCTGTTTCTCTACTAGCATTGTCCCTCAAGTGTTGATACACTTCCTGGTGAAGAggaaaaccatttctttttttgggtgcaTGACACAGATAATTGTTTTCCTTCTGGTTGGGTGTACAGAGTGTGCACTGTTGGCAGTGATGTCCTATGACCGGTATATAGCTGTCTGCAAGCCCCTGCACTATTCCATCATCATGACTCAACAGGTGTGTCTCCAGTTGACCATAGGGTCCTGGGCCAGTGGGGCCCTAGTGTCTCTGGTAGATACCATCTTTACTTTTCATCTTCCCTACAAAGGACAGAATATAATCAATCACTACTTTTGTGAACCTCCTGCCCTCCTGAAGCTGGCTTCAGCAGACACTCACAGCACAGAAATGGCCATCTTTGCAATGGGTGTAGTAATCCTCCTCGCTCCAGTCTCCCTCATCCTTGTGTCTTACTGGAATATCATTTCCACTGTAATCCAGATGCAGTCTGGAGAAGGAAGATTCAAGGCTTTTTCAACCTGCGGCTCTCATCTCATTGTTGTTGTCCTCTTCTATGGGTCTGGAATATTTACGTACATGAGGCCAAACTCCAAGACCACAAAGGAGCGAGACAAGATGATATCTGTGTTCTATACAGCGGTGACGCCAATGTTGAACCCCATAATATATAGCCTGAGAAACAAGGATGTCAAAGGGGCTCTCAGGAAATTAGCTGGAAGAAAGTTCTTCTCTCAGAGGCAGTGA